The genomic stretch gtcaggtctgattcatagaagatcaggttgcctttctgtagctgctcaaaagccagttttcccagagactcaatcatcttcctgctctctggactccagtgtggatctgtctcagctcctccatcatacttgaccttcttcagtttggactgaaccaccaggaagtggatgtacatctcagtcagagtcgtgggcagctctcctccctctctgcttttcaaagcatcctccagaactgtagcagtgatccagcagaagactggcatgtggcacatgatgtgaaGACTttgtgatgtcttgatgtgggagatgatggtGCTGGCTTGCTCCTCATCTCtaaatctcttcctgaagtactcctccttctgtgggtcagtgaaccctctgatCTCTGTCACCATGCTgacacactcaggagggatctgattggctgctgcaggtcgtgtggttatccacaggcgagcagagggaagcagtttccccctgatgaggtttgtcagcagcacatccactgaggtggactctgtaacatcagtcaggatctcattgttgtggaagtccagaggaagtcgacatTCGTCcagaccgtcaaagatgaacacaacctggaactcttcaaacctgcagattcctgcttctttggtttcagtaaagaagtgatgaacaagttccaccaagctgtactttttctctttcagcatattcagctctctgaaagtgaatggaaatgtgaagtgtatttcctggttggctttgtcttcagcccagtcaagagtgaacttctgtgttaagactgttttcccaatgccagccactccctttgtcatcactgttctgattggttcatctcttccaggtgagACTTCAAAGAGGTCTTCAtgtctgattgttgtttctggtctgtctgttttcctggatgctgtttcaatctgtctgacttcatgttcatcattgacctctgcagtccctccctctgtgatgtagagctctgtgtagatctgattcagagGGGTTGGatttcctgctttagcaatcccttcaaacacacactgaaacttcttcttcaggttaCACTTGAGTTTATGATTAAACATGGCAGGAGATTCTGtatgaacaaacagaaaatagaatCAACGAATAAATTAGTATcagtaaatatttcaaaagactataaaaaatattttcctccatcattaatgtctcatttatccATCATGTTAAATTTTTATAGAAATCCTCTTACTGTTCTGCAGacggtcagccagctcctcctgcttcattctcctcaggaagtgcagtgtgatcttctgaaatgcctctctgcttctcctcctctgctcttcctcttcatcgTCCAaaacctcctcatcctccctctgactCTCTAGGCATTCTGGATAATCTGAACTCAGAActttctgcatcttcttcagctcatTCTTCACAAAGGTGAtgatgttctcctccagcagctggaacagaatactacatgaatgacacaatcaaactgaaatcatgaagcaaacatcagatccatgttggacagactgacaatcCACTGGTCTACAAAGTGCAGCATGGAGATGGTTGTGAACAGAAAAGATGTAAAAGTAgttgttgtacatgtacagaccataaatatggagtccaggtgtgtttgatgctgctgggcagactgaccactgggaacctctgagctctcctggtCCACTCTGTGAAGGAATCATGAAGAATGAGCTCACATTATGTCtgtccacacagagacaaacacaggcTAAAGGTCCATCAAGTGATATTTGGATGTGAACAGAGAATCAGATGACTCCCTGTAGTGATAAAGCTTTACTAGTCCTGCtgatcccactgagaatcaacagctcagtctgtttgtagctttcagctcagtgttttgcttcatcagtcagtttggTTTAGTCCCAACAGCTCTGAACAACCCTCCATacagctctccctccctcactgtacACTGCTGAAGTGGCCTGGAGCAAGGCAGCTACaacctccagctgctccagtggagctgctcagtgtctGCTTTTATcagactggttgaactgggcagctcccagtatgaaaatgacattcaagtgtgtgtaagtgagaaAGTAGGCAGGTGTCATGTCTGAGGTTTTTGAATGTCTTGTGTTTGAGCAGGTTGAGGAGTATTTAGTCAGACACAGTTTGTTGTATGAGCTTCAGTCTGGCTTTACAGCAGCAGACTCTACTGACACCTGtcttattcatttgtttgattttattagacAAAACCTTGATGGAGGAAATTATGTTATGAAAGCCGTTTACACAGTGAATCATTCTGTACTGTTGTCAAAGTTACAGTGCATGGTGTTTGGACATATTACTGTAAAATGgtttatttcttacattacTTGAAGAACTGAAGTCTCTGATGCTGAAGTAATTCTATCAGAAACTCAGGATATAATGTGTGGTGCTGCATGGTTCTATTTTAGGGCCTCTTTTATTTCTTGATACGACAGCTGCTGTGACATGCAAGCTTCTGCTGCTGATGATTCTGCATTACTGGTATCTAGGAATGATGTCAGTGAAATTCAGAACTCTACGTAATGAATCAGAAAGTGTGAGAGAGTGGCTGATAGATAACAAGCTATCAATACATTTGGGTAAAACCCAGTCAATCCTGTTTGGAACAAAGACGTTGTCAAGAATGAATacattgaaaatattttgtaatgGAACTgaaattttattatattttgtatcaTATTTAGGAGTAATATTGGACCAGTCACTGTCCTTTGAATCTGTTGTTGTTAAAATATCTAAGAGTGCTAGAAAACTTATGTTCCTCTTTCACAGAACAAAagtagaattttttttaacttttttgttaAGAAACTTCTCATGTCCTCATTGATACAGCATCAGTTTGATTCTGCCTGTTCTGATTTGTTCAGTGGTTTGACATCTGAATTTAGGAGCAAACTGCAGGTGatgcaaaataatattattcagtatttattaaatgtatcctCTTTAACTCATGTTGGTGATGAATTGAGAAGTGTAGGACTGCTGTCAGTACAACTCAGAGTAGAACAACAGAAGCTGCATGATATGTTCAACATTATCAATGGGTTTGCTCCTCAATACTTCACAGATAACAATGGAACATACTCAGCATGGCTAAAACACCAGGgccagtgtgtgttcatatgaaGTCCCTCCAGTGAATAATGTAGCCAaaagttcctttttttaagttgctgctgtgttgtggaacagcctcctgttatacatccagctgttaaaaATGAGAGGAACTTATAGAAGTCAGGTCAGGACTTATTTATGGAACATGGTCAATGGTTTATAATGAAGTCTGCAattccatttttacttttttgttgtactttatgtttttatgtgggcatgtattaatttattgaatTTGTGGTGATCtagttttatgttgtatgtcttgtgttttgtcttttaacatcttgggaccatgttggaaataagtattttcactttaacatgttttttatgtttgtaatgtataaataaatcatattatgtcacttttcatatgaacaaccaagtgcaacaccatgaatgtcttccaggagagactgtctgaacatgtgatctgttatctccatatttaaatgattatcacgtctcctccctctctatgACGGCCGGCTTTTCACTGATGTGGTCGGACAACACGGCATACAAACCAGTTCTTTTCTAGCATAACCCGACATTTACTGTCAGTTACAGCTTACATCtgatcagcagatggatgtcctcctttaaaatcaattaaacgTTGTTTTGAAAGGTCGCTCTTAAAGGATAgacagctgggttcaggtccaggagagtctggtctctgctgctggatcctgaaacaacaacagctctgataaatgtgcatgttggatagaaatgaaaagtctgttcagtctttgcagCTTTATATTCTTACCTTCCATTAGCAGGTTGTCCAGGTTTAAAATGTATAGGTTTCCCCATGGACtggtcactcttcatggacacacagttgggtccaggtccaggtccaggtccagcagagtctggtctgtgctgcttctttgttcttcaacacaacacacacagagctttgagtgtgaataatgatggtggagtgatgtgagtggagaacagtgatggacagttagagatcctcatctcacctctgagctttggtctggctgtcatgttccccacacagagagcttttagagggagggactccctcctctctgtcctcacactgatccatagcagagaaacaccttcacacaaacacaacaacatggtCATTCATTACAACAAGCTGCACATCACACCAGCACTGCAGTTACAATGGCGTCATTCTTGATTCAACCACCAGATGGCATCAAAGTAAAACATTATTCTTCATTTCCACtgaggtttaatgtttaatgttttactttcagAACGTTCCAGTTCTCTGTTGGCTTTTTATTTACcactatagagcacatttaatggagatgagctgctggtggagtcagctgtgtggcagaagaaataaaaatactcaccaGGTGAATTCAGATCCACATCCAGTCACAGAGTCTTTGTAGCTtcacctgcagaggaaacacagagagagaaactgctgctgattctCCTTCATCAGTCCTTCATCATCAGTCTGAGGACTCTGGTTTTCTATGGATGTCTTTTTACTACCTGTTAATCACTAACCATACCACCTGTGAAACAAAGTCTCCCTCACTACCAGCATGATACTGGTTACTAAAACATACACCAGCTTAAAGGTGACTGAATGGGGCGGCCCTTCATAATGACACTAAACTTCTctgacaatgaataaaatgttttacacaaacaaactcaagactgtttgaaaatgtttgagttCATTTTATGTCAAACTGTCAGAACATAATCACATGACTGTGTTTAAGTGCAGTTAGTGACGTGTTGAAAGCTGATAAAATGTGTATCTGTCAGGTTGGTGAGCTGTTGTTGACTTGCTAGCTAGTGACAGTGTTCCTAATATAACTGCAGCACATTTAACTGTTTGATGAACAATAAATTCACTGCAGAACATCTATTAAAACATGGTTTACTTTTACTGGtcaacattaaacacaactaaacagcaTATTATTAATGAAGGAGCTATTTCATTAGTTTGATtcgatttttttttgtttgtttatgttgtttatttttatttattttgtttttgtgggtAAACACTAGGGGCATCAGACAGTAGGTGATATAGGTAGCCAGGTGTTAGAGGCAGGAAATGCACCGGGAAGgggaaatgttgttttttttttaccagcagGACAAAGCAGAGAGGCAGCAtgattttttaacatgtttgtttgctgttgaaAGCTGAAAATAAACCCTCTGAATGGAGCTTTTGGCctggaaaatgatttttttgactGTCTGAGTAAGCCTAACTAACGTGGTGCATTTGTAGCccttttttgatttttcttaaattttgatatttttgaagGAACTCTtgatttgtcctttttttgccttttgaaCAAATGGCCACAACAATTAATAAtctatttaattcatttatgaAAAGCAGCACCATCATACATTGAGCCTTTAACACTCAGTGtcagctgtgtatttatttgagtctaattttttattattgatgcaCATATTACATGTTATATGCAGGTAATTTTTAAGAGTAACAACAgtcaaatgcaataaaatattgaaaagttGAAACAAGTAGATTGAAGGTCATTTGTTAGGTTTGTGATGTCACTATTCTTCAGCCAGTAAATGTTGTTAATGGAACTTTAGTAAACTACAGATTGATTAACAATCATTTAATGTCTGTATACATCATAACAGTGGGGTTATGAAAGTTGAGGGGCATtcacagcttttattttatctgcTTCTCTCCAGATATTTCCCAGTCTAGAGCAGAGGATCCTGCGCAGCCTCACCTCAAGGTCTTCCCCAAGACGCAGCATGGGAACAGGAAGAGGGCATTTAATGATTCTTGGTACAAAGACAACACATGGTTAGAGTATTCCATTagaaaaaattctgtttttcgCTGTGCTTGCCAGCATTTTTGCCCCATCCTCTGTATTTAGGTCAGAAACAGGCTTTTCCAACGGGAAGAAAGCTTTGAGCAAGGAAGGTGACTTTAAAGACCACTCTAAACCAGAGCACCACAGCATGGAAGCAGCACCACATGGTCATTCAAACAAATTAATGTATGATGGATTCCATCAataaagagagggaaaagaCAATTAAAGAGAATCAGGCATACATCAAAACCATTGCAGATGTACTGCTATTAACTGCCACCAAGAACATCTTCCAAACAGGTCTGAGGACTCAAATAACAGAGGCAACTTCTTAGCCATTTTAGAGGAAATTGCTAAGCATGATCCTCTGATAGAGAAGCACATGAAAGCTCATGGAAATGCCAAGTACACTAGCAAAACTATTCAAAATGAAATACTGGAATGCAGAAATTGTACAAGCTGAAATAATAGGGGAAGTCAAACAAAGTGAGGTTTTCAGTAATTGCTGATGAAACCAAAGACCTTCACAAGAAAGAGCAAGTATCACTTTTTATTCGGTACTATTACAATGAGATCATACATGAGAGCTTTCTTGACTTTCAGAGGGCTGACAACCTAGATGCAGCAGGGCTAACCAACTTGATCATAAAATGCCTTGAAAGACATGGGCTAGCAGGGCAGGAATTATACCACGGCCAAACGGCCAGTACCGTGGATGCCCCAGAGTGTGGCAATAATGCCCTTCAAAAATTAACTACCCACACGGCCAGTTTGGCATGCCCTGTTTGAACTGGCCGTTGTGCCCCTAAAAGAAAGTTGcacatttcctcatttaaaactACATATGACAAAGCAAATAGACTAGACGTTTCCCAGTGTCTCCATCATCACGCTGAGCATCAACAGTAACGCAGGATTTCTCCCGCAAATATATGTGTAATGTTAATGTACACATCAACAGCTAGCCCGCTAGCTTACATTAGCTAACAATTAACATTATGTGATAAGCACAGGCAGCTAAGCACTGTACATTGT from Thunnus thynnus chromosome 9, fThuThy2.1, whole genome shotgun sequence encodes the following:
- the LOC137188651 gene encoding NLR family CARD domain-containing protein 3-like isoform X1; this translates as MDQCEDREEGVPPSKSSLCGEHDSQTKAQRTKKQHRPDSAGPGPGPGPNCVSMKSDQSMGKPIHFKPGQPANGRIQQQRPDSPGPEPSCLSFKSDLSKQRLIDFKGGHPSADQIVDQESSEVPSGQSAQQHQTHLDSIFMLLEENIITFVKNELKKMQKVLSSDYPECLESQREDEEVLDDEEEEQRRRSREAFQKITLHFLRRMKQEELADRLQNKSPAMFNHKLKCNLKKKFQCVFEGIAKAGNPTPLNQIYTELYITEGGTAEVNDEHEVRQIETASRKTDRPETTIRHEDLFEVSPGRDEPIRTVMTKGVAGIGKTVLTQKFTLDWAEDKANQEIHFTFPFTFRELNMLKEKKYSLVELVHHFFTETKEAGICRFEEFQVVFIFDGLDECRLPLDFHNNEILTDVTESTSVDVLLTNLIRGKLLPSARLWITTRPAAANQIPPECVSMVTEIRGFTDPQKEEYFRKRFRDEEQASTIISHIKTSQSLHIMCHMPVFCWITATVLEDALKSREGGELPTTLTEMYIHFLVVQSKLKKVKYDGGAETDPHWSPESRKMIESLGKLAFEQLQKGNLIFYESDLTECGIDIRAASVYSGVFTEVFRRERGLYQDKVFCFVHLSVQEFLAALHVHLTFFNSGVKLLAEEQTTSWWSEGFRGKSTHFYQSAVYEALQSPNGHLDLFLRFLLGLSLQTNQTLLRGLLTHTGSNSQTNQETVEYIKMKISENLSTERSINLFHCLNELNDHSLVEEIQQYLRSGCLSTDKLSPAQWSALVFILLSSEKHLDVFDLKKYSASEEALLRLLPVVKSSNIALLNGCSLSERSCAALSSVLSSQSCSLRELDLTNNNLRDSGVKLLSAGLESPHCTLKTLSLSGCLITEEGCASLASALSSNPSHLRELDLSYNHPGDSGEKLLSAGLEDPHWRLDTLRLQPAGVRWLTPGLRKYFCQLTLDPNTANRRLKLSDNNRKVTCVEEDQSYPDHPDRFDYWYQLLCRNDLTGRCYWEVEWRGRVRISVTYSGIRRKGNSEDCLFGWNDQSWSLTCSNDDGYSVRHVKRKTFISSSSANYVFFSRSSSSSSSSVSNRVAVYVDCPAGTLSFYRVSSDTLIHLHTFNTTFTQPLYAGFGFNPGSSVSLCGLEEEESPPVRETFSLLTR